One genomic segment of Coffea arabica cultivar ET-39 chromosome 6e, Coffea Arabica ET-39 HiFi, whole genome shotgun sequence includes these proteins:
- the LOC113694866 gene encoding glucan endo-1,3-beta-glucosidase 8 produces the protein MSRIKLSFSLLVLVFVGISNDVVGVEGLGVNWGTQATHKLPPKVVVQMLKDNGITKVKLFDADASTMSALAGSNIEVMVAIPNDQLLVMNDYDRAKDWVKRNVTVYLFNGGVNIKYVAVGNEPFLASYNNSFVNTTFPALQNIQNALNDAGHGDTIKATVPLNADVYFSPEDNPVPSAGRFRADISSQMTQIVQFLNQNNAPFTVNIYPFLSLYLNSHFPVDYAFFDGAANPIVDNGVQYTNVFDANFDTLVSALKGLGYGNMNILVGEVGWPTDGDRNANVNYAIRFYRGLLPRLAANKGTPLRPGYIEVYLFGLLDEDLKSVAPGNFERHWGIFRYDGQPKFPMDLSGQLQDKYLVGAQNVQYFPAKWCQFNPNAKDLSKLVENINYACTFADCTALGYGSSCNGLDANGNASYAFNMYFQVQNQGDLSCNFQGLAMVTEQNISQANCNFTIQIATSSSMKLLPVAGLYLAALTFLLL, from the exons ATGTCAAGAATAAAGCTTTCATTTAGCTTGTTGGTATTGGTATTTGTTGGGATTAGTAATGATGTGGTGGGTGTTGAAGGGCTTGGTGTGAACTGGGGTACACAGGCAACGCACAAGTTGCCTCCTAAGGTGGTAGTGCAAATGCTGAAAGACAATGGAATAACAAAAGTGAAACTGTTTGATGCAGACGCATCAACTATGAGTGCTCTGGCTGGCTCTAATATTGAAGTAATGGTTGCTATTCCTAATGACCAGCTTCTTGTTATGAATGACTACGATAGAGCTAAGGACTGGGTTAAGCGCAATGTCACTGTCTACCTTTTCAATGGAGGTGTTAACATAAA GTATGTAGCAGTTGGTAATGAGCCATTTCTTGCATCTTACAATAACTCATTCGTGAACACCACATTCCCAGCCCTTCAGAACATCCAAAACGCCCTAAATGATGCTGGGCATGGTGACACCATAAAGGCAACTGTGCCATTAAATGCTGATGTCTATTTTTCACCAGAAGACAATCCTGTTCCCTCTGCTGGAAGATTTCGAGCAGATATCAGTTCCCAAATGACCCAGATTGTTCAGTTCTTGAACCAAAATAATGCACCTTTTACTGTAAATATTTACCCTTTCTTGAGTCTTTACTTAAACTCGCACTTCCCAGTTGACTATGCCTTCTTTGATGGGGCTGCTAACCCCATAGTTGATAATGGAGTTCAGTACACAAATGTCTTCGATGCCAACTTTGATACCTTGGTTTCAGCACTAAAGGGATTGGGGTATGGAAACATGAATATTTTGGTTGGAGAGGTTGGATGGCCCACTGATGGGGACAGGAATGCCAATGTAAATTATGCTATTAGGTTTTACAGGGGTCTTCTGCCAAGACTTGCTGCAAATAAAGGAACCCCACTTCGGCCTGGTTATATAGAGGTTTACTTGTTTGGACTTCTAGATGAAGATTTGAAGAGTGTAGCTCCTGGTAATTTTGAGCGCCATTGGGGGATTTTCAGGTACGATGGACAGCCCAAGTTTCCTATGGATCTTTCAGGTCAGTTGCAAGACAAATATCTTGTGGGGGCGCAGAATGTGCAGTATTTTCCTGCTAAATGGTGCCAGTTCAATCCTAATGCAAAAGACTTGAGCAAACTCGTTGAGAATATCAATTATGCTTGCACATTTGCAGATTGCACAGCTCTTGGGTATGGTTCGTCTTGTAATGGTTTGGATGCCAATGGGAATGCATCATATGCATTTAATATGTACTTCCAGGTCCAGAACCAAGGAGATTTGAGCTGCAATTTTCAAGGTTTAGCTATGGTGACTGAGCAGAACATATCTCAAGCAAATTGCAACTTCACCATTCAAATTGCGACCTCTTCTTCTATGAAGTTGTTGCCGGTAGCTGGATTATATTTAGCAGCATTAACATTTCTATTGCTATAG
- the LOC140009848 gene encoding uncharacterized protein, whose amino-acid sequence MERAGGMVLFWNIEVKVVQVQHTAFTIEAHIEDQINNCDWWMIGIYASCDDSIRRQQWSVIQRRKHLWGSNWMIAGDFNDIFSNEEKWGGRTREEWTFNDIRTFINENQLVDTGYEGQPWTWNNNWEGNGEIKERLDRTLSSAHWNQKFHKAKCTYITTHASDHSALLVNNTPTGRSRRKRFFFDKRWLQKDGISDVIKEAWNKNVEGSRMFQVKVKVRNCRIDLLKWSNRINKNSRERIENIKEQLDQIKEASMENKRKEKVTLKMQLREVYKDEEMFWSQKARLKWLQEGDKNTQFFHAQVSGRRKSNRMEKLQRDDGS is encoded by the coding sequence ATGGAGAGAGCAGGTGGAATGGTCTTATTCTGGAATATAGAAGTTAAAGTGGTGCAAGTGCAACATACAGCCTTTACTATAGAGGCACACATAGAGGATCAGATCAACAACTGTGACTGGTGGATGATTGGAATTTATGCAAGCTGTGATGATTCAATAAGAAGACAACAATGGTCAGTTATACAAAGAAGGAAACACTTATGGGGCAGCAATTGGATGATAGCAGGAGACTTCAATGACATATTCTCCAATGAGGAAAAATGGGGAGGTAGAACTAGAGAAGAGTGGACCTTCAATGACATTAGGACCTTCATCAATGAAAATCAGTTGGTAGACACAGGATATGAAGGACAACCTTGGACCTGGAACAATAATTGGGAGGGGAATGGTGAGATCAAAGAAAGATTAGATAGAACACTGAGCAGTGCACAttggaaccagaaatttcacAAGGCAAAATGTACTTACATTACAACACATGCTTCTGATCATAGTGCTCTACTAGTCAATAACACTCCCACGGGAAGAAGTAGAAGGAAGAGATTTTTCTTTGACAAAAGATGGCTTCAAAAGGATGGAATCTCTGATGTGATCAAGGAAGCTTGGAACAAGAATGTGGAGGGGTCCAGAATGTTTCAGGTGAAGGTAAAGGTGAGGAACTGTAGAATAGATCTTCTGAAATGGAGCAACAGAATCAACAAGAATTCAAGGGAAAGGATTGAGAACATCAAGGAACAGCTGGACCAGATTAAAGAAGCATCAATGGAGaacaagagaaaggaaaaggTAACACTCAAAATGCAATTGAGGGAAGTATATAAGGATGAGGAAATGTTTTGGAGCCAAAAAGCTAGACTCAAATGGTTAcaagaaggagacaaaaataCTCAGTTCTTTCATGCACAAGTGAGTGGTAGGAGAAAGAGTAATAGAATGGAGAAACTTCAAAGGGATGATGGGAGCTAG
- the LOC140009849 gene encoding uncharacterized protein, giving the protein MAKKEQEGSERMQGAETSCNQARHQMWRVLWSLNVNHKIKIFIWKRLKDVVPVKELIYRRLMKGDPICSGCGEDVETLEHMLLECNRVKEIWKLAPVQWDGIQDVTRNSEVAGSSLPGCCWERDCWPNQQHPSDPGSKGLTAQPVAPRGAAPHAGRAWNITTWWTALSEAKHRVQGMEHIALTAYILWQIWKCRNNRKFNNKVQEPMQVINKAWNAWMEFNNGVKEARKCSISKTTVPPQTNGQEVRQNLENRPRGMHIRIATSWNKETKFIGYGIIAANSRGQDVIGWKMRERASESQLQQRVEGVKWALIKAAEQRWRLVCIEVPGKDLLQQIQGSKTANMWIATLINDIRELSTMFYKCSFCLGKYNRNDLSCLFSAQALSNYHDLEWVNPNLLY; this is encoded by the exons ATGGCCAAGAAGGAACAAGAGGGAAGTGAAAGAATGCAAGGGGCTGAAACGAGCTGCAATCAGGCAAGACACCAGATGTGGAGGGTCCTATGGAGCTTAAACGTCAATCACAAAATTAAGATCTTCATCTGGAAAAGACTAAAAGATGTAGTGCCAGTCAAGGAACTAATATACAGAAGATTGATGAAGGGAGATCCAATATGCTCAGGATGTGGAGAGGATGTAGAAACTTTGGAACACATGCTGCTGGAATGCAACAGAGTGAAGGAAATTTGGAAATTAGCCCCAGTGCAATGGGATGGGATTCAAGATGTAACAAGGAAT agtgaGGTCGCGGGTTCGAGTCTCCCTGGCTGTTGCTGGGAGAGGGATTGTTGGCCTAATCAGCAACATCCCTCAGATCCCGGCTCGAAGGGACTAACCGCCCAGCCCGTGGCACCCAGGGGTGCAGCCCCTCATGCTGGCCGAGCGTG GAACATCACTACCTGGTGGACAGCATTATCTGAAGCCAAACACAGAGTTCAAGGAATGGAGCATATAGCTCTTACAGCATATATCCTTTGGCAAATCTGGAAATGCAGAAACAACAGAAAATTCAACAACAAAGTACAGGAACCAATGCAGGTGATCAACAAAGCTTGGAATGCCTGGATGGAATTCAATAATGGAGTCAAAGAAGCTAGGAAATGTAGCATAAGTAAAACAACAGTACCACCACAAACGAATGGTCAAGAGGTTAGGCAAAATCTAGAAAATAGGCCAAGAGGAATGCATATCAGGATAGCAACTAGCTGGAACAAGGAAACAAAGTTCATTGGATATGGCATCATAGCAGCTAACAGTAGGGGACAGGATGTGATAGGATGGAAGATGAGAGAAAGAGCAAGTGAAAGCCAACTTCAACAAAGAGTTGAAGGTGTCAAATGGGCTCTGATCAAAGCAGCTGAGCAACGGTGGAGGCTGGTATGCATTGAAGTTCCAGGTAAAGACCTACTACAGCAAATTCAAGGAAGTAAAACAGCAAATATGTGGATAGCTACTCTGATAAATGACATCCGTGAACTGAGTACTATGTTTTACAAATGCTCCTTTTGTCTAGGAAAATATAATAGGAATGATCTGAGTTGCCTTTTTAGTGCTCAAGCTTTGAGCAATTATCATGATTTAGAGTGGGTTAATCCCAACCTACTATACTAG